A single window of Symphalangus syndactylus isolate Jambi chromosome 4, NHGRI_mSymSyn1-v2.1_pri, whole genome shotgun sequence DNA harbors:
- the LOC129480283 gene encoding LOW QUALITY PROTEIN: protein phosphatase Slingshot homolog 1-like (The sequence of the model RefSeq protein was modified relative to this genomic sequence to represent the inferred CDS: substituted 1 base at 1 genomic stop codon), translating into MALVTLQHSPAPSATSSSASNSELEARSDEDRKLNLSLSESFFMVKGAALFLQKGSSPQGQRSLQHPHKHAGDLPQHLQVMINLLRCEDRIKLAVRLESAWMDRARYMLVVYSSGRQDTKENILLGVDFSSKESKSCTIGLILRLWSDTKIHLDGDGGFNVSTAGRMHIFKPVSVQAMWSALQVLHKACEVAWRHNYFPGGVSLICATYYESCISSEQSCINEWKAMQDLESTRPDSPVLFVDKPTEGEKTERLIKAKLRSIMMSQDLENVTCKEIRNELEKQMNCNLKEFKEFIDSEMLLILGQMDKPSLIFDHLYLGSEWNASNLEELQGSGVDYILNVTREIDNFFPGLFAYHNIRVYDEETTDLLAHWNEAYHFINKVKRNHSKCLLRCKMGVSRSASTVITYAMKEFGWPLEKAYNYVKQKHSITRPNAGFVRQLSEYEGILDSSKQRHNKLWCQQTDSSLQQPVDDPAGPGDFLPETPDDTLESRLPFLDDAAQPGLGPPLPCCFRRLSDPLLPSDEDETGCLVHLEDPEREALLEEAVPPAEVHRQARQPQQGSGLCEKDVKKKLEFGSPKGRSGSLLQVEETEREEGLGAGWXGQLPTQLDQNLLNSENLNNNNSKRSCPDGMEVGRARPAGWHTSSLPSHSDWSTSVSVAGTTGTRHHTQLIFFCCLCWAASSHLQGPEDFFRG; encoded by the coding sequence ATGGCCCTGGTGACCCTGCAGCACTCGCCCGCGCCCAGCGCCACATCCTCCTCGGCCAGCAACAGCGAGTTGGAGGCTCGCAGCGACGAAGATCGAAAATTAAACCTCAGCTTAAGCGAGAGCTTTTTCATGGTGAAAGGCGCAGCCCTCTTCTTACAAAAGGGAAGCAGCCCTCAAGGCCAGCGGAGTCTTCAGCACCCCCACAAGCATGCAGGTGACCTGCCTCAACATCTTCAGGTGATGATCAACCTTCTGCGTTGTGAAGACAGAATCAAGCTGGCCGTGCGCCTGGAGAGCGCCTGGATGGACCGGGCCCGGTACATGTTGGTGGTGTACAGCAGCGGGCGCCAGGACACCAAGGAGAATATCTTGCTGGGAGTGGACTTTTCCAGTAAGGAAAGTAAAAGCTGCACTATTGGGCTGATTCTCCGACTGTGGAGCGACACGAAAATCCACCTTGATGGAGATGGTGGGTTCAACGTGAGCACAGCAGGAAGGATGCACATATTTAAGCCTGTGTCTGTCCAGGCCATGTGGTCTGCCCTGCAGGTGCTTCACAAGGCCTGCGAAGTTGCCTGGAGGCACAACTACTTCCCTGGGGGCGTATCTCTCATCTGCGCTACCTACTATGAGAGCTGCATCAGCTCCGAGCAGAGCTGCATCAACGAGTGGAAGGCCATGCAGGACCTGGAGTCCACACGGCCCGACTCCCCGGTGCTGTTTGTGGACAAGCCCACTGAAGGGGAAAAGACCGAGCGCCTCATCAAAGCCAAGCTCCGAAGCATCATGATGAGCCAGGATCTAGAAAATGTGACTTGCAAAGAGATTCGTAATGAATTAGAGAAACAGATGAATTGTAACTTGAAGGAATTCAAGGAATTCATAGACAGTGAGATGCTACTTATCTTAGGACAGATGGACAAGCCCTCCCTTATCTTCGATCATCTTTATCTCGGCTCTGAATGGAATGCATCCAATCTGGAGGAACTGCAGGGCTCAGGAgttgattacattttaaatgttaccagagaaattgataatttttttcctgGCTTATTTGCATATCATAACATCCGAGTCTACGATGAAGAGACCACAGACCTCCTCGCCCACTGGAACGAAGCGTATCATTTTATAAACAAAGTGAAGAGGAACCATTCCAAGTGCCTGCTGCGTTGCAAAATGGGCGTGAGTCGCTCGGCCTCCACTGTCATAACCTATGCAATGAAGGAATTCGGCTGGCCTCTGGAAAAAGCATATAACTATGTGAAGCAGAAGCACAGCATCACGCGCCCCAACGCAGGCTTCGTGAGGCAGCTGTCTGAGTATGAAGGCATCTTGGATTCAAGCAAACAGCGGCACAACAAGCTATGGTGTCAGCAGACAGACAGCAGCCTCCAGCAGCCTGTGGATGACCCTGCAGGACCCGGCGACTTCTTGCCAGAGACCCCAGATGACACCCTGGAAAGCCGGCTGCCCTTCTTGGATGATGCTGCCCAGCCTGGCTTAGGGCCCCCCCTGCCCTGCTGTTTCCGGCGACTCTCAGACCCCCTTCTGCCTTCCGACGAGGATGAAACTGGCTGCTTGGTCCACCTGGAGGATCCGGAGAGGGAGGCTCTGTTGGAGGAAGCTGTTCCACCTGCAGAGGTGCACAGGCAGGCCAGACAGCCCCAGCAAGGTTCGGGACTCTGTGAGAAGGATGTGAAGAAGAAACTAGAGTTCGGGAGTCCCAAAGGCCGGAGTGGCTCCTTGCTGCAGGTGGAGGAGACGGAAAGGGAGGAGGGCCTGGGTGCAGGTTGGTGAGGGCAGCTTCCAACCCAGCTCGATCAAAACCTGCTCAACTCGGAGaacctaaacaacaacaacagcaagagGAGTTGTCCCGACGGCATGGAGGTAGGCAGAGCCCGGCCTGCAGGGTGGCACACCTCATCTCTTCCATCCCACTCTGATTGGTCTACCTCAGTCTctgtagcagggactacaggcacccgccaccacacccagctgatttttttctgttgcctCTGCTGGGCCGCCAGCTCCCATCTCCAGGGACCTGAGGATTTTTTCAGAGGGTGA